The Methanobacterium lacus genome includes a region encoding these proteins:
- a CDS encoding DUF126 domain-containing protein, whose translation MDPKIINCRKISKGITSGEVIITRDSLSFLGGVNPDTGEIIDSKHELFGKNIKNKILVMPSGKGSTVGSYVLYQMAKNSTAPLAVVAIEGEPIIATGAIMAGIPMVDRPEIDIFDLLHDGQVVEVNADEGYLKII comes from the coding sequence ATGGATCCAAAAATAATTAATTGCAGAAAAATTTCTAAAGGCATTACATCTGGAGAAGTCATAATAACCAGGGATTCTTTGAGTTTTCTTGGAGGAGTCAATCCAGATACAGGGGAGATAATCGACTCAAAACACGAGCTCTTTGGTAAAAATATTAAAAATAAAATACTTGTGATGCCCTCAGGTAAAGGATCTACTGTGGGATCGTATGTACTCTACCAAATGGCAAAAAATTCAACAGCACCTTTAGCAGTTGTAGCTATTGAAGGAGAACCTATCATTGCAACAGGAGCCATAATGGCAGGAATTCCCATGGTTGATCGTCCTGAGATTGATATATTCGATTTACTCCATGATGGTCAAGTTGTTGAAGTTAATGCAGATGAAGGTTACTTGAAGATAATTTAA
- a CDS encoding DUF5518 domain-containing protein encodes MTDWKSVGIGALANVVLTMILTIVLFPLFFLGPVIGGLLTAYLSNERLSQRTPASDAGDGALSGVIGGLLIGAIFILGFSVLSTVIGLVFTQIGAVLGTITLITGLFFTLITIILGGVLGAMGGVIGYSMREKEYVQVKVN; translated from the coding sequence ATGACTGATTGGAAATCTGTTGGAATAGGTGCACTGGCCAATGTGGTGCTAACCATGATATTGACCATAGTTCTCTTTCCCCTATTTTTCCTGGGGCCTGTTATTGGAGGTTTATTAACAGCCTACCTATCAAACGAAAGATTATCTCAACGAACCCCTGCATCAGATGCCGGGGATGGTGCTTTATCTGGCGTGATAGGCGGTCTTCTAATAGGGGCCATATTTATATTGGGGTTCAGTGTTTTAAGCACAGTAATTGGGCTGGTTTTCACACAGATAGGAGCAGTTCTAGGTACAATCACTCTGATCACAGGATTGTTTTTCACACTCATAACAATAATCCTTGGCGGAGTTTTAGGTGCTATGGGCGGAGTTATAGGCTATTCAATGAGAGAAAAGGAATATGTTCAAGTTAAGGTTAACTAA
- a CDS encoding YrzE family protein, giving the protein MINQKSVLIGTLVSLILLALLSLVLGLLGFYIAVFVGAVITTYLASGKEQLKVIESGLHGIIVGIFTGVIYILFVYAYSGFSKIVAGILIYAALVLIGGFIIVGALGGIIGLLISVKTGHMGVYEGEIEESTEPTKPNDEIESSEKND; this is encoded by the coding sequence ATGATAAATCAAAAATCAGTTTTAATAGGTACTTTAGTATCGCTAATCCTACTGGCTTTATTGTCATTAGTTTTAGGATTGCTTGGTTTCTATATTGCAGTTTTCGTTGGTGCAGTGATAACAACGTACCTAGCAAGTGGTAAGGAACAATTAAAAGTAATTGAATCTGGGCTTCATGGAATCATAGTTGGTATTTTCACAGGTGTTATTTACATACTATTTGTGTATGCTTACTCAGGGTTTTCAAAGATAGTTGCAGGAATATTGATCTACGCTGCACTGGTGTTAATTGGAGGATTCATAATAGTTGGTGCTCTTGGTGGAATCATCGGGTTACTAATAAGCGTAAAAACAGGACACATGGGAGTATATGAAGGCGAAATAGAAGAATCAACCGAACCAACAAAGCCAAACGATGAAATAGAAAGCAGTGAAAAAAATGACTGA
- a CDS encoding DUF5518 domain-containing protein: MINWGAVILGFILSIILGGIFAVIVPIWGGILGLLLAGMAVGYMVGGDAMNGATNGALAGIFGAIVLSLLLLIAGTLILGIIGFAAASITSLFILAGFVGVMIIMAVGGIIGALIKDEPEVVG, encoded by the coding sequence ATGATTAACTGGGGAGCTGTAATACTAGGATTTATCCTTTCAATAATTTTAGGGGGTATATTTGCTGTAATAGTGCCAATATGGGGCGGAATACTTGGATTACTCCTTGCTGGGATGGCTGTGGGATACATGGTTGGTGGAGATGCCATGAACGGCGCGACCAACGGAGCTCTTGCAGGCATATTTGGGGCCATAGTACTTTCTTTGCTCCTTCTTATAGCTGGAACATTAATTTTAGGAATAATAGGTTTTGCTGCAGCATCCATAACTTCATTATTTATTCTGGCAGGTTTTGTTGGGGTTATGATAATAATGGCTGTTGGAGGAATAATAGGGGCCTTAATAAAAGATGAACCTGAAGTAGTCGGATAA
- a CDS encoding metal-dependent hydrolase family protein has product MSYTLIRNGTLINGNGGKPIKNAAVLIKNNIIIAAGSEKAIEIPKTDLKIIDAEECFILPGFIDAHVHIMTEGFAREDTIYTPHSLYFYNAIEFMKKTIFAGITTARDAGMADVGVKMAIDKGLITGPRLQISVAPLTITGGHFDFWLTSGFDIKPMYPGLPDGIADGPENVRKKVREVMRSGAEFIKVMVTGGVISANDKPEHPQFTLEELKVMVEEAKFRDLQVVAHAHGNKGIINAVTAGVNSVEHGTCLDDESIGLMLENNTYLVPTFIAMKINKEMAEDETSSIPDWSREDAIRMEKVHETNMRRAYQAGVKIVMGTDSGVVPHGQNLKELGYLCDMGMDPMEAIVAGTKRAAESLRLDSKVGTLEAGKLADVVLSKKNPLEYIKTLGNPDNIVMVIKDGVIVKNIHSIN; this is encoded by the coding sequence ATGTCGTACACCCTCATAAGAAATGGAACCCTGATAAATGGTAACGGGGGAAAACCCATAAAAAATGCTGCAGTTTTAATAAAAAACAATATAATTATTGCTGCAGGCTCTGAAAAAGCCATTGAAATTCCGAAAACTGATCTGAAGATCATAGATGCTGAAGAATGCTTCATTCTACCAGGATTTATTGATGCACATGTGCACATAATGACTGAAGGATTCGCAAGAGAAGACACCATATACACCCCCCACTCACTGTACTTTTACAATGCAATTGAGTTCATGAAAAAAACCATATTTGCAGGTATAACAACTGCAAGAGATGCTGGAATGGCAGATGTGGGAGTTAAAATGGCCATTGATAAAGGTTTGATCACGGGTCCAAGGCTACAAATATCTGTAGCTCCCCTGACAATTACAGGAGGTCACTTTGATTTCTGGCTCACTTCGGGCTTTGATATCAAACCCATGTATCCCGGTCTTCCAGATGGAATAGCAGATGGACCTGAAAATGTGAGAAAAAAAGTTCGAGAAGTCATGCGTAGTGGTGCAGAATTTATCAAAGTAATGGTTACAGGAGGAGTCATAAGTGCCAATGACAAACCAGAACATCCCCAATTCACACTTGAAGAATTAAAGGTAATGGTTGAAGAAGCCAAATTTAGGGATTTGCAAGTTGTGGCCCATGCACATGGAAACAAAGGCATTATAAATGCTGTTACTGCTGGAGTAAATTCTGTGGAGCACGGAACCTGTTTGGATGATGAAAGTATTGGACTCATGTTGGAAAATAACACCTATTTAGTACCTACATTCATTGCAATGAAGATAAACAAAGAAATGGCAGAGGATGAAACCTCATCAATTCCCGATTGGAGTCGTGAAGATGCCATAAGAATGGAAAAAGTGCATGAAACCAATATGCGAAGGGCTTATCAAGCAGGTGTTAAAATTGTCATGGGAACAGATTCAGGAGTAGTGCCTCACGGCCAAAATTTGAAGGAATTAGGATACTTATGCGACATGGGAATGGATCCAATGGAAGCCATAGTCGCTGGGACCAAAAGAGCAGCAGAAAGTTTAAGATTGGACAGTAAAGTTGGAACTTTAGAAGCAGGAAAACTTGCAGACGTAGTCTTAAGCAAAAAGAATCCACTTGAATATATAAAAACACTTGGAAATCCAGACAACATAGTCATGGTAATCAAAGATGGTGTTATAGTCAAAAATATTCATTCAATAAATTGA
- a CDS encoding heavy metal translocating P-type ATPase, translating into MVNQPKKNANIKISGMGCASCALNIEKSLNELEGVETATVNLGTEEASVNYDPKKLQLADLTEAVEEAGYEVVNDKITIKVGSMSCAMCVKAIEDGLNKLDGVSDVNVNLASEKAYITYNPAMVGVKEFKNTIVDLGYDYLGVEGEETQNLEEELIERDLKGKRNRIIVAFGFAIPIMILMFSNITTPIPMTYLFLIISILPFIYVSYPIFSAAYRSLKNGNLDMDVMYSMGIGVAYVSSVLGTFSILLTPEFMFYETALMLAGFLMLGRYLETRAKGRTSTAIKKLAGMQAKTATVMREGEEVLISVEDVEIGDTVVVKPGEKIPADGVVCSGESYVDESAITGEPIPVLKNKGKDIVGGTINKNGTLNFKTTKVGKDTVLAQIVKLVETAQGSKPPVQKIADKAVTYFIPTVLTIAIVAFIVWYLLLGSSLLFGLTVLISILVVACPCALGLATPTAITVGLGKGAELGILIKNGDALEISEKLTTILFDKTGTLTRGKPEVTDIISFELDKNELLFYAATVESRSEHPLADAIVRKARAENLSLGEVEEFDSFGGKGVKAVVNAKNIIIGNRSLLREKNIELNSENEANIFKIEKDGKTVILVGIDDVLAGLIAIADTIKPNTANAIAELKKMDLKITMITGDNERTAKAIASQVGIYNVISEVLPQDKSAEVKRLQDAGETVSFVGDGINDAPALAQADVGIALGSGTDVAIESGDIVLIKDDIMDSVAGIQLSKKVISRVKQNLFWAFAYNVVLIPVAAGILYAPFGILFRPEYAGFTMALSSVTVVSLSLMLKSYLPPAKKLEKI; encoded by the coding sequence ATGGTTAATCAACCCAAAAAAAATGCGAATATAAAAATTTCTGGAATGGGATGTGCATCCTGTGCACTCAACATTGAAAAATCCTTGAATGAACTGGAAGGTGTGGAAACAGCCACAGTCAATCTTGGAACAGAAGAGGCCAGTGTGAATTATGACCCTAAAAAACTCCAGTTAGCAGATTTAACAGAAGCCGTTGAAGAAGCTGGTTACGAAGTTGTTAACGATAAAATTACCATCAAAGTAGGCAGTATGAGTTGTGCAATGTGCGTTAAAGCCATTGAGGATGGATTGAACAAGTTGGACGGTGTGAGTGATGTCAATGTGAATCTTGCATCTGAAAAGGCATATATTACTTATAATCCTGCCATGGTGGGTGTTAAGGAATTTAAAAATACCATAGTCGATCTTGGTTACGATTATCTTGGAGTAGAGGGAGAAGAAACCCAAAATTTAGAGGAAGAATTAATAGAGAGGGATCTAAAGGGTAAGAGGAACAGAATAATTGTGGCATTTGGATTTGCCATTCCCATAATGATACTGATGTTTAGCAACATCACCACTCCAATTCCAATGACTTATCTGTTCCTGATAATATCCATTCTACCGTTCATCTACGTGAGCTACCCAATATTCAGTGCAGCTTACAGATCCCTTAAAAATGGAAATCTGGATATGGATGTTATGTATTCCATGGGTATCGGAGTTGCATATGTTTCCAGCGTCCTTGGAACCTTCAGTATTTTACTCACCCCCGAATTCATGTTTTATGAAACTGCACTCATGTTAGCTGGTTTTTTAATGTTGGGCCGCTATCTTGAAACTCGGGCCAAGGGCAGAACATCAACTGCCATTAAAAAACTTGCAGGTATGCAGGCAAAAACAGCCACAGTAATGAGAGAGGGTGAAGAAGTTTTAATCTCGGTTGAAGATGTGGAAATAGGCGATACTGTCGTTGTTAAACCTGGTGAAAAGATACCTGCCGATGGAGTTGTTTGTTCTGGAGAAAGTTACGTTGACGAATCTGCAATAACTGGCGAACCAATTCCTGTGCTTAAAAATAAGGGTAAAGATATTGTGGGCGGGACAATAAACAAGAATGGAACTTTAAATTTTAAAACAACTAAAGTAGGCAAAGACACTGTTCTGGCACAGATTGTTAAGCTGGTTGAAACTGCACAGGGTTCCAAACCACCAGTTCAAAAAATCGCTGATAAAGCTGTGACCTACTTCATTCCAACAGTTCTAACCATAGCCATAGTGGCGTTTATTGTCTGGTATCTACTGCTGGGAAGTTCTCTGCTCTTCGGTTTAACAGTCCTAATATCCATTTTGGTTGTTGCATGTCCCTGTGCCCTTGGACTGGCAACACCAACAGCCATCACAGTAGGACTCGGAAAAGGTGCAGAACTAGGAATTCTAATTAAAAATGGTGATGCACTGGAAATATCTGAAAAACTTACAACAATACTTTTCGATAAAACAGGCACATTAACAAGGGGCAAACCCGAAGTTACAGATATAATTAGCTTTGAATTAGACAAAAACGAATTACTGTTCTACGCTGCAACTGTAGAATCTAGATCAGAACATCCCTTGGCAGATGCCATAGTCAGGAAGGCCAGAGCAGAAAATTTATCACTGGGAGAAGTGGAAGAATTTGACAGTTTTGGTGGCAAAGGTGTCAAAGCAGTTGTGAACGCGAAAAATATCATCATAGGAAACAGATCTTTGCTAAGAGAAAAAAATATTGAACTTAACAGTGAAAACGAAGCTAATATATTTAAAATCGAAAAAGATGGTAAAACTGTTATTTTAGTTGGAATCGATGATGTCTTAGCAGGATTGATAGCGATTGCTGACACAATAAAACCAAACACCGCAAATGCAATAGCTGAACTCAAGAAAATGGACCTCAAAATCACCATGATCACGGGAGATAACGAAAGAACAGCTAAAGCAATAGCTTCACAGGTGGGAATTTATAATGTTATTTCAGAAGTCCTACCCCAAGACAAATCAGCAGAAGTCAAAAGATTGCAAGATGCTGGTGAGACAGTTTCCTTCGTGGGAGATGGTATAAATGATGCTCCTGCACTGGCACAGGCCGATGTTGGAATAGCCTTGGGAAGTGGTACAGATGTGGCAATTGAAAGTGGTGACATTGTACTGATAAAGGATGACATCATGGACAGTGTTGCAGGGATTCAACTGTCTAAAAAAGTAATTTCCAGGGTTAAACAGAATTTGTTCTGGGCATTTGCATACAACGTGGTGTTAATACCTGTGGCTGCAGGAATACTCTATGCTCCCTTTGGAATTTTGTTTAGACCAGAATATGCTGGTTTTACCATGGCATTGAGTTCTGTTACAGTTGTAAGCCTTTCCTTGATGTTGAAGAGTTATTTGCCTCCTGCAAAGAAATTGGAAAAGATATAA
- a CDS encoding YHS domain-containing protein, with translation MAIDPICKMDVDEKTAKWVSEYNGKKYYFCAPGCKKTFEEDPEKYAEK, from the coding sequence ATGGCGATAGATCCAATATGTAAGATGGATGTAGATGAAAAAACTGCAAAGTGGGTCAGTGAATACAATGGCAAAAAATATTACTTCTGTGCCCCGGGTTGTAAAAAAACCTTCGAAGAAGATCCAGAAAAGTACGCTGAAAAATAG
- the truD gene encoding tRNA pseudouridine(13) synthase TruD, which yields MLNAETYETNNKGIGGSIRNEREDFYVEEIPLSLPSGNGPNTWIFIEKIGRNTLDVVLDIAKELKISRKRMGFAGMKDKTARTRQWLCVSNSSVEEIQSITDKLYNVEVLDIKQNEKKLRIGQLVGNKFKILIRNTDDPENDVETAQDVLKQLIETGVPNYYGWQRFGKERSNTHVVGEYLVHNDVKGAVDAYIGNPYPKEREHIKEARSLYDEGKLEEAYQTMPGSMRYEKMLLRELLNLQRRKGELTEKSYIIAIESLPKPLKRMFVHAYQSYLFNKAVSERAKLGLNKYVEGDILIDNEEHLVHEFDVETVEDRIKNFEIHPTSPLYGTKVPLAGGVVGKLEQQVMDEENIKLEEFECPKTPRLGSHGLRRAMRFKIWDVSAEMTPEGVLTEFSIPKGCYATAVLREIMKEDVY from the coding sequence ATGTTAAACGCCGAAACTTACGAAACTAATAATAAAGGTATTGGGGGCTCAATAAGAAATGAAAGGGAAGATTTTTATGTGGAAGAAATACCATTGAGTCTGCCCAGTGGAAATGGTCCAAACACATGGATTTTCATTGAAAAAATTGGTAGAAACACTTTGGATGTGGTTTTGGATATAGCTAAGGAACTCAAAATCAGCAGAAAAAGAATGGGATTTGCAGGAATGAAGGATAAAACTGCAAGAACACGCCAATGGTTATGTGTTTCAAACAGTAGTGTGGAAGAAATCCAATCGATCACTGACAAATTGTACAATGTGGAAGTACTGGACATCAAACAGAACGAGAAAAAGCTTCGAATAGGGCAATTAGTAGGTAACAAATTCAAAATATTGATCCGAAATACCGATGATCCAGAAAATGATGTTGAAACAGCTCAGGATGTTCTAAAACAACTAATTGAAACAGGGGTACCTAACTATTATGGATGGCAAAGATTTGGAAAGGAAAGATCTAACACCCACGTAGTTGGGGAGTACCTTGTACACAACGATGTTAAAGGTGCGGTTGATGCCTATATTGGAAATCCATACCCTAAAGAAAGGGAGCATATAAAGGAAGCCAGAAGCCTTTACGACGAAGGAAAACTTGAAGAAGCCTACCAAACAATGCCAGGATCCATGCGCTACGAAAAGATGTTGCTAAGGGAACTCCTAAACCTCCAACGTAGAAAAGGCGAATTAACGGAAAAATCGTATATAATTGCGATTGAAAGCTTGCCAAAACCATTAAAACGAATGTTTGTTCATGCATATCAATCATACCTGTTTAACAAGGCTGTAAGCGAAAGAGCAAAGCTGGGACTCAACAAATATGTGGAAGGAGATATTTTAATAGACAATGAAGAGCATTTGGTCCATGAATTTGATGTTGAAACGGTTGAAGACAGAATAAAAAACTTTGAAATACACCCCACATCTCCGCTTTACGGTACAAAGGTGCCATTGGCCGGGGGAGTGGTGGGAAAACTAGAACAACAAGTGATGGATGAGGAAAACATTAAACTTGAAGAGTTTGAATGTCCTAAAACTCCAAGATTGGGAAGTCATGGACTCAGAAGAGCTATGAGATTTAAAATATGGGATGTTTCAGCAGAGATGACTCCTGAAGGAGTATTAACAGAATTTTCAATCCCAAAGGGTTGTTATGCAACTGCAGTTTTAAGGGAAATAATGAAGGAAGATGTGTATTAA
- the ftsA gene encoding coenzyme F390 synthetase, with amino-acid sequence MDYYNHVIETMKRPELDVLVENRIQHTIRYAYKHSPFYRKWFDRNGINPSDIHSHEDLRELPLISGGLIRENQPPITPGFEFKSIPWNDVYTIHETSGTSGVPKSFFLTWDDWQRYAEKYARAFVSQNFGEGDRVVICASYGMNVGANTMTLGAHKINMSIIPEGKCSFPIRIIQNYQPTGIVGSVFKLLRLAKRMKSSGLDPKESSIKRLIAGGESFPEESRKYLEELWDVPVYNTYGSTEGTMCGECRMKSGLHVPEDLVHLDVYDPQLKDFVNDGECGRIVLTTLLPEGGKTGNLLINYDTDDTTTVVSREKCSCGRTHMKIMNPQREAETVYVGGFPFNKVDVEQGVFQRDNMEYLTGEYEAFLYGDEEETTLRVSMECENSPNCDVGSIENNFLETFLKFKPGLRQAHSDGTFNIIFNFTEPEGLEFYKISGRPKRLVDRR; translated from the coding sequence TTGGATTACTACAACCATGTTATTGAGACTATGAAACGTCCTGAATTGGATGTCTTGGTGGAGAACAGGATTCAACACACAATCAGATATGCATACAAACATTCTCCATTCTACAGAAAATGGTTCGACAGAAACGGCATAAATCCTTCGGATATTCATAGCCACGAAGATTTGAGAGAGCTTCCGCTAATTTCTGGAGGGTTGATCAGGGAAAATCAACCACCAATAACTCCAGGTTTTGAATTTAAATCTATTCCATGGAATGATGTATACACCATCCACGAAACCAGTGGAACCAGCGGAGTTCCAAAATCATTTTTTTTAACTTGGGATGATTGGCAGAGGTATGCAGAAAAATATGCTCGTGCATTTGTTTCTCAAAATTTTGGAGAAGGAGATCGAGTAGTTATATGTGCATCCTACGGGATGAACGTAGGTGCTAATACCATGACATTAGGGGCTCATAAAATAAATATGAGCATAATTCCAGAGGGTAAATGTTCATTTCCCATCAGAATCATCCAGAATTACCAACCAACAGGAATTGTGGGTAGTGTATTTAAACTTCTAAGGCTAGCAAAAAGAATGAAATCTTCAGGTTTAGATCCTAAGGAATCAAGTATAAAAAGACTTATTGCGGGAGGAGAAAGCTTTCCAGAAGAATCAAGAAAATATTTAGAGGAACTTTGGGATGTTCCAGTGTACAACACCTATGGAAGTACTGAGGGCACCATGTGTGGAGAGTGCAGGATGAAATCTGGCCTCCATGTTCCTGAGGATTTGGTACATCTCGATGTATACGATCCACAACTAAAAGACTTTGTGAATGATGGGGAGTGTGGCAGAATAGTTTTAACCACGTTACTACCTGAAGGTGGGAAAACTGGAAATTTACTCATTAACTACGATACAGATGACACCACAACAGTGGTTTCAAGGGAAAAATGTTCGTGCGGCAGGACACACATGAAAATTATGAATCCTCAGAGGGAAGCAGAAACAGTTTATGTGGGGGGTTTCCCATTCAACAAGGTGGATGTGGAACAAGGAGTGTTCCAAAGGGATAACATGGAATATTTAACAGGAGAGTATGAGGCTTTTCTTTATGGGGATGAAGAAGAAACAACTCTAAGGGTGAGTATGGAATGTGAAAATTCTCCAAACTGTGATGTTGGATCAATAGAAAATAATTTCTTGGAAACTTTCCTAAAATTCAAACCTGGTCTACGTCAAGCACACTCAGATGGAACATTCAACATCATCTTCAATTTTACTGAACCCGAAGGTCTTGAATTTTATAAGATAAGTGGCAGACCTAAAAGATTAGTAGACCGCAGATGA
- a CDS encoding HAD family hydrolase, with protein sequence MDRLALFDIDKTLIVGSSCHYNALKKSLTQVYGVENPQSLKNMQGMTDLKIICTTLKNENIDVNTIKSGLEECMIVMHDNFNEALKMGDLKVLKGVKPLLQDMQEHQIPMGLVTGNMEAIAWLKLDKVGLKQYFQFGGFGDRVLKRSGLVKKALEASKNIIGNIDRKHVYLIGDTPRDIWGGQKLNVNTLGVATGDFSEHDLRAAGADYVVKDLTDKDRILSIILD encoded by the coding sequence ATGGACAGATTAGCACTTTTTGACATTGATAAAACCCTGATAGTTGGCTCAAGCTGCCATTACAACGCACTTAAAAAATCTCTGACCCAAGTGTATGGAGTGGAAAATCCACAGTCCTTGAAAAATATGCAAGGGATGACTGACCTCAAAATAATCTGCACCACATTAAAAAACGAAAATATTGATGTCAATACCATAAAATCCGGTCTTGAAGAGTGCATGATTGTTATGCATGATAACTTCAATGAAGCCCTGAAGATGGGTGATCTCAAAGTGCTTAAAGGAGTTAAACCACTTCTCCAAGATATGCAGGAACACCAAATACCCATGGGACTAGTCACAGGAAATATGGAAGCCATAGCATGGCTTAAATTGGATAAAGTGGGTTTAAAACAATATTTCCAATTTGGAGGATTTGGTGACAGGGTTTTAAAAAGAAGTGGCCTGGTCAAAAAAGCCCTGGAAGCATCTAAAAATATTATAGGAAACATCGATAGGAAACATGTATATCTGATTGGAGATACTCCAAGGGACATTTGGGGAGGTCAAAAACTTAATGTAAACACTCTTGGAGTTGCTACAGGAGATTTCTCTGAGCATGATTTAAGGGCTGCAGGTGCAGATTACGTAGTGAAGGATTTGACTGACAAAGACAGGATACTATCAATAATTTTAGATTAA
- a CDS encoding amidohydrolase family protein, producing the protein METKNILIKNATLIADEIKKSSILIENDEIVEISNDLKFNDADEVIDASGKLVIPGLVNTHTHLSMTLMRGLADDMPLDTWLNDHIWPAEAELNGDYCYAGALLACAEMIKSGTTCFNDMYFFMDHVAKAVDESGMRGVLSHGMIDFGDETKRKNEFKETRRIIDKCHNSADGRIKVAYGPHSPYTCSQELLEEVKKEANKSGHRIHIHVSETQKEVSDSLESKGKRPFEYLSEIGFLGEEVTAAHAVWLSEDEISLIKNSQTKISHNPSSNMKLASGIAPVSKLLAEGASVSIGTDGTASNNNLDILEEMKITSLLQKVNTLDPSVLPAKEVYEMATINGAAAIGLEADIGTIEVGKKADMALLDIKTIRMTPFRNPMSHLVYSAQGGDVDTVICNGEVLMENKKLLTIDEAMVIEMAQNAAEEMLTKKAD; encoded by the coding sequence ATGGAAACAAAAAACATCCTTATAAAAAATGCAACTTTAATTGCGGATGAAATTAAAAAAAGCTCCATTTTAATAGAAAATGATGAAATAGTGGAAATTTCGAACGATCTTAAATTTAATGATGCAGATGAAGTTATAGATGCCAGTGGAAAACTTGTAATTCCAGGGCTTGTCAATACACACACCCATCTTTCAATGACACTCATGAGGGGTCTTGCAGATGACATGCCCCTTGATACTTGGCTAAACGATCATATATGGCCTGCAGAGGCTGAATTAAACGGCGATTATTGTTATGCAGGTGCACTTTTAGCATGTGCAGAGATGATCAAATCTGGTACAACCTGTTTCAACGACATGTACTTCTTCATGGACCACGTTGCTAAGGCAGTAGATGAATCTGGAATGAGGGGAGTTTTATCCCATGGAATGATAGATTTTGGAGATGAAACTAAAAGGAAAAACGAATTCAAGGAAACCAGAAGAATCATAGATAAATGTCACAACAGTGCTGATGGAAGGATAAAGGTTGCATACGGTCCTCACTCTCCATACACCTGTTCTCAAGAACTTCTTGAAGAAGTAAAAAAAGAGGCAAACAAATCCGGTCACAGAATTCACATACACGTATCTGAAACCCAAAAAGAAGTTTCAGACAGTCTGGAATCTAAGGGTAAACGGCCATTTGAATATCTGTCAGAAATAGGATTCCTAGGGGAAGAAGTTACAGCTGCACATGCAGTTTGGCTTTCAGAGGATGAAATTTCCCTTATCAAGAATAGTCAGACTAAAATATCCCACAATCCTTCAAGTAACATGAAACTCGCTTCAGGTATTGCTCCAGTTTCTAAACTACTTGCCGAGGGTGCAAGTGTATCCATAGGAACTGATGGAACTGCTTCCAACAACAACCTGGACATTTTGGAAGAGATGAAGATCACATCACTGCTCCAGAAGGTAAACACTTTGGATCCATCGGTACTTCCTGCTAAAGAAGTGTATGAAATGGCCACGATTAACGGAGCTGCAGCAATTGGGCTTGAAGCCGATATAGGAACCATAGAAGTCGGTAAAAAAGCAGATATGGCTTTATTAGACATTAAAACAATTCGAATGACTCCATTTAGAAATCCAATGTCTCACTTAGTTTACTCTGCTCAGGGTGGAGATGTTGACACGGTGATATGTAATGGTGAAGTGCTTATGGAAAATAAAAAGCTCTTAACCATTGATGAGGCGATGGTAATTGAAATGGCTCAAAATGCAGCTGAAGAAATGTTGACCAAAAAAGCTGACTAA